From the genome of Candidatus Dormiibacterota bacterium, one region includes:
- a CDS encoding cystathionine gamma-synthase yields the protein MRFSTKAIHVGQEADPTTGATIVPIYQTSTYTQEAVGKHKGFDYSRTVNPTRVALEAQLAALESAAHASAFGSGMAATAAVMNLLSAGDHVVVSDDVYGGTYRLFSRVLERYGLTFSYVDASDPHAVAAALGPATRLVWLETPTNPLLKLVDIRAICDLVGSEIVVAVDNTFATPYFQQPLALGARVVVHSTTKYIGGHSDAVGGVAITNDGGLHERIKFHQNSVGGVPGPFDAWLVMRGAKTLALRMQQHERNALAIAQFLAQHPKTERVNYPGLPSHPQYALAQRQMSGFGGMLSFTLRVPEQRAMEFAGTLRYFSLAESLGGVESLICHPARMTHGSIPKEERERRGITDGLLRLSVGVEDVEDLLEDLETALARL from the coding sequence ATGCGTTTCTCGACCAAGGCGATTCACGTCGGGCAAGAAGCCGACCCGACCACCGGCGCGACCATCGTACCGATCTATCAAACTTCGACGTACACGCAAGAGGCCGTCGGAAAGCACAAGGGCTTCGATTACAGCCGCACGGTGAACCCTACGCGCGTCGCGCTCGAGGCGCAGCTTGCCGCGCTCGAAAGCGCCGCTCACGCGAGCGCCTTCGGCAGCGGCATGGCGGCAACCGCGGCCGTGATGAATCTGCTCTCGGCGGGCGACCATGTCGTCGTGAGCGACGATGTCTACGGAGGAACGTATCGTCTCTTCTCGCGCGTCCTCGAACGCTATGGCCTGACGTTCTCGTACGTCGACGCGAGCGATCCGCATGCCGTCGCGGCGGCGCTCGGCCCGGCGACGCGGCTCGTCTGGCTCGAAACGCCGACCAACCCGCTGCTCAAGCTCGTCGATATCCGAGCGATCTGCGATCTCGTGGGAAGCGAGATCGTGGTCGCCGTCGACAATACCTTCGCCACGCCGTACTTTCAGCAGCCGCTCGCGCTAGGAGCCCGCGTCGTCGTCCACTCGACGACGAAGTACATCGGCGGGCACTCCGATGCCGTCGGCGGCGTCGCCATCACCAACGACGGCGGCCTGCACGAGCGCATCAAGTTCCATCAGAACTCCGTCGGCGGCGTTCCCGGTCCGTTCGACGCGTGGCTCGTCATGCGCGGAGCCAAAACCTTGGCGTTACGCATGCAACAACACGAGCGCAACGCGCTCGCCATCGCGCAGTTCCTGGCGCAGCACCCCAAAACGGAACGCGTCAACTACCCGGGGTTGCCGTCGCACCCACAATATGCGCTCGCGCAACGTCAGATGAGCGGCTTCGGCGGAATGCTCTCGTTCACGCTACGCGTGCCGGAGCAGCGCGCGATGGAGTTCGCGGGGACGCTGCGTTACTTCAGCTTGGCGGAGAGCCTGGGAGGAGTCGAGTCGCTGATCTGCCATCCCGCGCGCATGACGCACGGCTCGATTCCGAAAGAAGAGCGCGAGCGCCGCGGGATCACCGACGGTCTGCTTCGTCTCTCCGTTGGCGTCGAGGACGTCGAAGATCTGCTCGAAGATCTCGAAACCGCCTTAGCGCGGCTTTAA
- a CDS encoding alpha/beta hydrolase-fold protein — translation MQERSQLARLCGVRGDVRLDVVTSPALRDNALGDPSERPLPVYVPPGYDDDARRYPVIYCLHGYTGDAAGMLAVRPWERNVVQWMDALVTSDDMSPAILVLVDGFTRLGGSQYVDSIHNGDYATYVVRDVVDHVDANYRTIAHEGGRAVCGKSSGGFGAMHLTMEYPGAFAAFASHSGDACFRYSQMMSFPGAQRTLERFGFDIPSFVAEFEASLKRPQAWYHTMEMIGYAAAYSPRERKAFAVDLPFDLESGELRADVFGRWLSFDPVERVEERLAALERLRLRYLDCGRRDDYGLDIGARILASRMRKAGMSVRHEEFDDDHRNVGYRYGISLPALVGVLDKE, via the coding sequence ATGCAGGAACGCTCACAGCTCGCGCGCCTCTGCGGCGTGCGCGGGGACGTACGCCTCGACGTCGTGACGAGCCCGGCGCTGCGCGACAACGCGCTCGGCGATCCGTCAGAACGCCCGCTTCCCGTGTACGTGCCGCCCGGCTACGACGATGACGCACGGCGCTATCCCGTCATCTACTGCCTGCACGGGTACACCGGGGACGCGGCGGGCATGCTCGCCGTGCGGCCGTGGGAGCGCAACGTCGTGCAGTGGATGGACGCACTCGTCACCAGCGACGACATGTCGCCCGCGATCCTCGTCCTCGTCGACGGTTTCACGCGCTTGGGCGGCTCGCAATACGTGGACTCGATCCATAACGGCGACTACGCGACATACGTCGTTCGTGACGTCGTCGACCACGTCGACGCGAACTATCGCACGATCGCGCACGAGGGCGGCCGCGCCGTCTGTGGAAAATCCTCGGGCGGATTCGGCGCGATGCACCTAACGATGGAGTACCCGGGCGCGTTCGCGGCTTTTGCCTCGCACAGCGGCGATGCGTGCTTTCGCTACTCGCAGATGATGTCGTTTCCAGGCGCCCAGCGCACGCTCGAACGCTTCGGTTTCGACATCCCGTCGTTCGTCGCGGAGTTCGAAGCGTCGCTGAAGCGGCCGCAGGCGTGGTACCACACGATGGAGATGATCGGATACGCTGCCGCCTACTCACCGCGCGAGCGCAAGGCCTTTGCGGTCGACCTGCCCTTCGACCTCGAGAGCGGGGAGCTGCGCGCCGATGTCTTCGGGCGCTGGCTCTCGTTCGACCCCGTCGAGCGCGTGGAAGAGCGCCTCGCGGCACTCGAGCGGCTGCGGCTACGTTATCTGGATTGCGGCCGGCGCGACGACTACGGCCTCGACATCGGGGCCCGCATCCTCGCTTCCCGCATGCGAAAGGCGGGGATGAGCGTACGCCACGAGGAGTTCGACGACGACCACCGCAACGTTGGGTATCGCTACGGTATCTCTCTGCCGGCGCTCGTCGGCGTTTTGGATAAAGAATGA